DNA from Sulfurimonas xiamenensis:
ATGATGAGATTATTCATCTTGTAAAATATTGGATTCCCTATATTAAAATCAAATCTCCTCAATATTTACAAGAAAAATTATCAAAAATTTTAAATGAGTACCTTCAAACGACATAACCTGTCGAATACTAATGTTACATTTCTAAAAATAAAACATTAGGAGAACAAGATGGTACCTTTTATTATTGGTGGTATAGCATTAGCAGCTACAGGTTACGGTGTTAAAAAGTATTTAGAAAATGATGACAATAGAGACAAAGTGATTGATAAACTAGACGATGCTTATAATTGGCTTGATAAAACAGAGCAAAAAGGGCTAGAATTTTTTGATAATTTAGAAAAAAAAGTTGACGATCATTTTGACAATGAGAGAAAAAGAAATAAAAACGATATTTTGTATGTAGATCTAAGCGATAATGATGAAAGCTATATTTTACCAGAGCTTAAAGAGTATGTAGAAAAATTTGAAAGTGCCACTAGAAAACTTTATAATAGTAGCTTGTTAGATTTACAAACTGCACTAAATGAAATAAAAGGGCTAGAGAGAGATTTACACTTGCCAAGCTTGTCACTAAGAGGAAAAAAATATAATTTTGTAAGCATAAATGATGATATAAAAGCATCATTTGAGAGCTATACAGCTATACTTTTGAATATAAAAGAACACATCGACATAGAACTTGATAAGCTTGATGAAATACTTTTGAAGTCTAATGATTATAGTTCTTACAGTGATGAAGAGAAATTATTTATTCAAAAGTTAGTAAATATTCAAGTTACTGTAGATACTGCAACTCAATCTAAAATGACTTTAGATAAGGAACATTTTACAAGAGAAGTTAAGAGGGCATTTAAAAAGTTAGAAAATAAATAAAAACAAGGAGATTAGTGATGGAAAGTGTGAATGTTTATATAAAGGATAGAATCAGGGAGGATGTTGAGTACGATATTATGGTTGTACCTAACATACCAGATGACAAACTTAATAATGCTGTTAAAGCTTTTCATTGTGAAGAATTTTATCAATCTATCGTAGCGATATATGATTCAACTAAATTACGAACAGCTAAAGAAGGTTTAGTATTTACTGGTGAAAAGATGATTTATAAAAATCAAGGTAATCATTGGACATTTCCTTATAGCAAAATTGAAAAATTAGATTATCAATCTGACATTACTAAAGGAATGTTTGGAAAAGAAAATTTTGAACAATGGTTAGTAATTACCATGGATGGAGAAGAATATAAACTAGAAAAGTTAGATGGATTATTACCCTCACAATATTTTTCCTTTGAACATTTATCAAGTTTTTTGCAAAAGATAATTGATAATTTTGATGATTTTAAAGAAGAAAATCAGCTTAGAACTATTGCCGAAATGTCAGAAGAATTTAAAATGGCGTATTTGAAAATCATAGTAAATATGACTTATTTAGATGATGAAGAAATTGATGAAAAAGAACTTGCGGAAATTTTGCTTCTTATGACAAGATTAGAATTGAGTAAAGAATCTAGGTTTGAGTTAAGAACATACATAAATGATATTTCTCTCACAAATTCAGTTAGTATTGAGGATTTAATTACAACTATTATAGAAAATTCTGAATCAAGCCATTTTCAATCATTGATGATTTCACTCGCAAAAGATATGATAAATGTTTATTTTAGTACAAAAGATACTATGGATAGAGATTTTAAATTTTTAACAGAAAATCAAGGTTTATTAAATTTATCAGACAAAGAAATTGATTTAGCATTTAGTGCAGTTGAAAATGATTATAAAATGCTCAAAAAAGACTTAGATGATAATGCAATCAAAAAAAATGCACAAGATTTAGCTGCAAAAGCAGCGGCGGCAGGTGCTCCATTAGCAGCTGTTTATATTTCAGGTTCTGTAGTGGGTATGTCCGCAGCAGGTATCACATCAGGATTGGCTACTCTAGGAATGGGCATGGGTATGACAGGTGGTTTAGTTGTAGTAGGTTTGATAGGAATAATGACTTATAAAGGACTAAAGCATCTTACTGGTGCAAATGAGCTAGATAAATATAAAACAAGAGAATTAATGTTGCATGAAGTTATTAAGCAAACACAAAAAACTATATCTTTAATCATCGATGATATTAACTTTATCGTTAAAAAATTAAATGATGTAACTTTAAATCATGTAGAACAAAGTGAAAAAATTAAAAAACTTGTTCAAATGATAGCTAAATATCAAAATGCTATTAAAGCAGTTGACAACAAGGCAAATTATTATCAAAATTCAGCAAATAGATTACAATGTCCAAAAGAATTGGATATATCAAGACTAGAAGCATTAACAGCGGAGCCGACAAAAAAACCTCTATTTGATTTTATTGTTGAAAATTACGAAAAAAGTTCTATTGAAGTTGGTGGAGAACAAAAAAATTCTGTAGTTTTAAAAGACAACATTGATACTGAAATACTTGATAAAATGGGAGAAGTATTTAAGTCATTAGGGTATTTTGAAATGAGTAACATTATGAAAGGAAAAGCTTCAGAAGGAATTGGAAAAATCAAAGGTATGCTTGGATGAACAAAGATTACTTAAAGAACGAGGGAAATGCTTTAAAGATCCAAAAACATCAATTAAACCAATCTGAGAATAAATTAGTAGAAATTGATAATGTTTTATCAAATATACAGTCAAAACAAGAGGAAGATAATGTATCGTTGGATGATATGTTATCTGATATGGAAGCATTACTAGAAGCTACTGATAATAATATAAGCACCTATTCCGACAATGACATTTTGAGCATTGAAAAACAGTTAGAAGTCACAATTAACCCTGAAGAGTTAACAGTTGTTGATGAATTAGATAAAGTTAACTTTGATGATGGTATGTCTTGGGAAGAATATATGTGTTCTATTGAAGAATATGGGTTCAAACATAATCTTGATTTGAAAGATGACCCATTTAAATCATTAATGACAAAGTCACAGCAAGTAGAGCTTCAAAAAAGAATTAAAGATGAATTTACTCTAAAAAATGCACAGTGTGATAAATATGATTATATGATTGCAGGAACTTGCGGTGTAATAGCAGGATTGGTTGATATTTTATTCGTTGGTGCTCCTGGAGATAGTAAGCTTGGTGATATTGCTGATGAACAAGCTAACAAAATTACAGAGAAATTTGCAGGCTTTTTAGGATGGGATAAAGATAAAGCAGTTGAAAAAGGTAGTAATACAACAGCAAGTGCTATTGGATATTTAGAAAAGAAATTTAAAATTAATTATGATCATGCTACAACACATGCAACAGGTGGAGTAGTTAAAAACTTATCTTTAAAAAATCATCATTTAAAAGGATTAGGGCATTCTCCTGACATAATAGGATTAATTTTTTCCGTATTGAATCAGTTTACTAATACTGCGTCGTTTATAAGTAATGGACAAATTATAACTATTGAAACGGAAGAATTTGAATTACAAGGACATAACTTTATAGCTAAAATATTTTGTGGTGTTGCTAATTGGTTTGGACATATTATGTCAGACTGGACAGGTTCATCTGGAACAGTAGGGCAAGGAGGAAGAGGAACAGGAGTACCAATACCTTTTTATAATCTTTTTCAAATGATTAATATTGGTGAATTTGGACAACATAAACAAAGTTTTGCAACTATAACTACAAAGGTTTTTGAAGAGGGTTATGACACTAGACATGCAATGGCTATGGCAGTTCCAGTTTTAATTAATGAGTTACTTATTAGATTTATGTACACAATGAAAGCTAGGTTTTACCATAATAAAGAATGGAAAGATTGTATTCCTAAAGGCAGCGTTCCTGAAGTAAGAAGAATGTTATTGGTAGGACATGGAGTATTATGTATCATAGATGGAGCAGATGCATATATCCGTTCTGGTTCAGGTGCTGATATGGTTGCTTTCTTGTCAAGAACAAATTTGCTTGCATGGACTAGATTTGGACAATTAGCACTCAAAGAAGTTTATGCTTGGTACAATAGTGGACACATTGATGCTGATGCAGTTGATGAATATCTTAATAAAGAGCTAAAAAATATGTTGAAAAATAACATTTAACAGTAATATGACTTTTGTAAAAAAGGTAAGAATTAATGGAAGAAATAAAAATAAATTTAGTCTATGGAGGAATATATGATATTATTAAATGTTATATATTAAATAAAAATAATATAAATCTCAAAGCAAAGCAAGAAGAATTTAAAGATAACCATTCTCTACTTGATAATGTAGCAATATTTCTAAGAGTCTTAGATAAAAACTTATTGGATATTCAAGCTACATATAGTGAAAACTATAACTGTTTACAAGAAACTGAATTAATTATAAATGATAATATTAAACAAATCAGTGATTTGGAACAAAATATAAATCAATTATTAGAACAAAACAATCCAAAAATTGATGGATGGGATTTAAATATTCCAACACTTAGATTTTCTGCCCAGAGTGTATATTTTGTTGAAAAAACAAGTGATTCAAAAACATTAGAAGCTATATTGCATAAAATTGAAAATTTTCAGAGCAAATTATTAACTAATTATGGAAAATATGATGGTTGCATGAAGGAGGATAATTTAGTGATAAAATCTGGTTCGTATTTTGAATATTTTACTCTTAGTGATTCACTATTAGCCCTCACAGCAAAAACATTGAAAAAACTAGAAGAGTATATTAAATACGAAAAAGACCAAGAAAAAAACAATCAAAAACTTTATGAAGTATTAAATAATGTTGTAATTGATATTGGAAAACTCTACAATCTAGATAATAAATTTTTAACAATTATTATTAATGATGTTAGAAAATTTTTAGGTATAGAGAATAAAATAAAAAATACAAAAAAAGAGTTAGAAGCTATTATTTTATAAAATGATAAAAATGAGTGAAGATAATCATATCCAAAAAGCCAAAAAGATTTTAGAAAAAAATAGACACTATGGATTTTTTAAAACTCATCTTTATGACTTTAATGTAATCAACAATTACAAAGGATTTGAAAACTTAGATTCTTTTTTTGATGATGAACTTTATGATAGTAGTAATAAACCACATTTTAATCTCTCTTATACCTGCTGGTTTGTCGTTGTATGTGTTTTGGGTGATTTTGGCGATGATTGGAGTGAATTTGAAAATGATAAAGATGGATTTATTTATGATTATGAGTATATAAAAAAGCATCATCTTTCAAAAGTTTTTTGTGAGTTAAAAGAGTTCTTTTTAGCATATAAAATACTTTGTAAAGACACAGAAGATAATAATAGTTTATGGTATGAAAATGTACCTAAAAACTTGAAGTTTTGATAAGGTATTTATTTAGGAGAATATTTTGCAAAAAGATATCCAAACATTAGATCAATATTCTATAATGTTATGTGATGATACACTTATCAATCATTTTGGATGTCACAGCACACCACGAAAAGATGCTTTATTCCCTCTCAAAGTAAATGATAACGAATGTTTACTTTTACCAGCTCCAGAGTTTTCGGCATTTTTATATCGTGGGCAAAATGAATATTTTGAAGTTTGTAAACCAACACTTTCAAGAAAAATGGCTGCATCAGACAAGCTAAAATCAATCTTGCAAAAGATAGAGTTTTTATCTACTATTAAAACATACCCTTTGACTAAGATTTTTCAAACGAAATATTTTCTAGAGCGGTACCCTGATGTCCCTAACTATAAACTCAAAATAGACTATGAAGCAATAGCTCAACACTACGAGTTTAAAACAAATCATTTGGATTTTTCAAGAGATAAAGAAGTGGCAATGTTCTTTATGACTTGCAGTTATGATCCTAAAAATAAAAAGTTTACTCCTATAAGTGATGATTCCATGGGCGTGATGTATTCTTATGATTTTAAATTAGGGATTTTACAAAATATACACTCTATAAATCCTATTGGTTTTCAGCCATATTCTAGACCTGATAAACAAAAGGCTTTTTCAATAGTTTTCAACAAAAATCTAAACTTTAACGATTTTGATTTTGTGCAAAAAGAAGAGATAAAACTTACAAAAGAACTTTGTGAAAAATACTATGATATGTTTGAAGGAGGTGCAAAACTTTTCCCAAAAGATGAGATAAGCGAACTAGCCTATGAGATACAAAATAGTAACTTTATCTCAAAAGATACTATTGAATTTTACTCTCAAACTTCAAAAATTTCTAAAAAAATGATAGTGAAATCTTTAGAACAAAATGGTATTTCAATTACTGATAATAAATATCGTTTCAATATCTCAGATATGGAAAAGTTTAATAAAAACTTGCAAAATATTATAAATGATTTGGAAAATAGAATAAGTCCAAGAGGAATAGTATATCCATTATAAAAAGGTTGTCAATAACGGTATTGACAGTCAAAAAGAATTAAAGAAATTTAGATTTTTCAAGACATAAATTTAAGTAAAATCTAAAAAAACATACTTTAAAATTTTGATGTACGTTGCAAGTTTTTGAGGACAAGCGACTACACTTGAAGTAAAAGATTGTTCAAGAAAATGATGAATAAAAGAATAAGAAAGTCGTGCAAGGAGTAAACGGCTTTGTGAATAGATTAAATTAATATAGATAAGCTGAATGCTTACGAAACAACAAAAAATATAATGAATATGAGATAAACAATGCTAGTTGTATCTCATGGAATGTGAAAA
Protein-coding regions in this window:
- a CDS encoding FRG domain-containing protein, which encodes MQKDIQTLDQYSIMLCDDTLINHFGCHSTPRKDALFPLKVNDNECLLLPAPEFSAFLYRGQNEYFEVCKPTLSRKMAASDKLKSILQKIEFLSTIKTYPLTKIFQTKYFLERYPDVPNYKLKIDYEAIAQHYEFKTNHLDFSRDKEVAMFFMTCSYDPKNKKFTPISDDSMGVMYSYDFKLGILQNIHSINPIGFQPYSRPDKQKAFSIVFNKNLNFNDFDFVQKEEIKLTKELCEKYYDMFEGGAKLFPKDEISELAYEIQNSNFISKDTIEFYSQTSKISKKMIVKSLEQNGISITDNKYRFNISDMEKFNKNLQNIINDLENRISPRGIVYPL